A genomic window from Streptomyces brevispora includes:
- a CDS encoding RidA family protein, whose amino-acid sequence MAGVVEARLVELGLVLPDVVPPLASYQPAVQSGVYVYTSGQLPMVDGKLAVTGKVGAEVTPDEAKELARICALNALAAVKSVAGDLDRIARVVKVVGFVASATDFTGQPAVINGASELLGAVLGDKGVHARSAVGVAVLPLDAPVEVEVQVELTGA is encoded by the coding sequence GTGGCGGGCGTCGTCGAGGCGAGGCTCGTCGAGCTCGGGCTGGTCCTGCCCGACGTCGTGCCGCCGCTGGCCTCGTACCAGCCGGCCGTGCAGTCCGGGGTGTACGTGTACACCTCGGGCCAGCTGCCGATGGTGGACGGCAAGCTCGCCGTCACCGGCAAGGTCGGCGCGGAGGTCACGCCCGACGAGGCCAAGGAGCTGGCGAGGATCTGCGCGCTCAACGCGCTCGCCGCGGTGAAGTCCGTCGCGGGCGACCTGGACCGGATCGCGCGCGTCGTGAAGGTCGTCGGCTTCGTCGCCTCGGCCACCGACTTCACCGGCCAGCCCGCCGTGATCAACGGCGCGAGCGAGCTGCTCGGTGCGGTGCTCGGCGACAAGGGTGTGCACGCCCGCAGCGCCGTGGGCGTCGCGGTGCTGCCACTGGACGCACCGGTCGAGGTCGAGGTCCAGGTCGAGCTGACCGGAGCCTGA
- a CDS encoding Crp/Fnr family transcriptional regulator, producing the protein MDDVLRRAPLFAALDDEQAAELRASMSEVTLARGDALFHEGDPGDRLYVVTEGKVKLHRTSPDGRENMLAVLGPGELIGELSLFDPGPRTATATALTEVKLLGLGHGDLQPWLNARPEVATALLRAVARRLRKTNDQMSDLVFSDVPGRVARALLDLSRRFGVQSEEGIHVVHDLTQEELAQLVGASRETVNKALADFAGRGWLRLEARAVILLDVERLAKRSR; encoded by the coding sequence GTGGACGACGTTCTGCGGCGCGCCCCGCTTTTCGCGGCGCTCGATGACGAGCAGGCCGCGGAGCTCCGCGCCTCGATGAGTGAGGTGACCCTCGCGCGCGGCGACGCGCTGTTCCACGAGGGTGACCCGGGCGACCGCCTCTATGTGGTCACCGAGGGCAAGGTGAAGCTCCACCGCACCTCCCCCGACGGACGCGAGAACATGCTGGCGGTCCTCGGCCCCGGCGAACTGATCGGTGAGCTGTCGCTCTTCGACCCGGGCCCGCGCACCGCCACCGCGACGGCGCTGACCGAGGTGAAGCTCCTCGGCCTCGGCCACGGCGACCTCCAGCCCTGGCTGAACGCCCGCCCCGAGGTGGCCACGGCCCTGCTGCGCGCCGTCGCCCGGCGCCTGCGCAAGACCAACGACCAGATGTCCGACCTGGTCTTCTCCGACGTGCCGGGCCGTGTCGCCCGTGCGCTCCTCGACCTGTCGCGCCGCTTCGGCGTGCAGTCCGAGGAAGGCATCCACGTCGTGCACGACCTGACCCAGGAGGAGCTGGCCCAGTTGGTCGGTGCCTCCCGCGAGACGGTCAACAAGGCCCTCGCCGACTTCGCGGGCCGCGGCTGGCTGCGGCTGGAGGCGCGTGCGGTGATCCTGCTCGACGTGGAGCGGCTGGCCAAGCGGTCCCGCTGA
- a CDS encoding alpha/beta fold hydrolase, which translates to MTVPDSSAFGPVGPDDRAGHEGPAGPADPSAAPPPPASASFTGPLGPAAGTGGPVRLDGPWTHRDVAANGARFHIAEMGEGPLVLLLHGFPQFWWTWRHQLPALADAGFRAVAMDLRGVGGSDRTPRGYDPANLALDITGVIRSLGEPDAALVGHDMGGYLAWTAAVMRPKLVRRLVVCSMPHPRRWRSSMLSDFAQSRAGSYIWGFQRPWVPERQLVADDAALVGRLIHDWAGPRTADFPADSTVDVYRRAMSIPSTAHCSIEPYRWMVRSLARPDGIQFNRRMKRPVRVPTLHLHGSLDPAVRTRSSAGSGEYVEAPYRWRLFDGLGHFPHEEDPAGFSAELISWLKDSEPDR; encoded by the coding sequence ATGACGGTCCCCGATTCCAGCGCATTCGGCCCAGTGGGCCCGGACGACCGGGCGGGCCACGAAGGGCCGGCCGGTCCGGCAGACCCTTCCGCCGCACCGCCACCCCCGGCCTCAGCGTCCTTCACCGGCCCGCTGGGCCCCGCGGCGGGGACCGGTGGCCCCGTCCGTCTGGACGGCCCCTGGACGCACCGGGACGTCGCGGCCAACGGCGCCCGCTTCCACATCGCTGAAATGGGTGAAGGGCCACTGGTCCTGCTCCTGCACGGCTTCCCGCAGTTCTGGTGGACCTGGCGCCACCAGCTGCCCGCGCTCGCCGACGCCGGGTTCCGGGCGGTGGCGATGGACCTGCGCGGGGTGGGCGGCAGCGACCGTACGCCCCGGGGTTACGACCCGGCCAACCTGGCGCTGGACATCACCGGCGTGATCCGGTCACTCGGCGAGCCGGATGCCGCCCTGGTCGGCCACGACATGGGCGGGTACCTCGCCTGGACGGCCGCCGTGATGCGCCCGAAGCTGGTGCGCCGGCTGGTGGTCTGCTCGATGCCTCATCCGCGGCGCTGGCGCTCCTCGATGCTCTCCGACTTCGCGCAGTCCCGCGCGGGCTCGTACATCTGGGGCTTCCAGCGGCCGTGGGTGCCGGAGCGTCAGCTGGTGGCGGACGACGCCGCTTTGGTGGGGCGGCTGATCCATGACTGGGCGGGGCCGCGGACCGCGGACTTCCCCGCCGACTCGACCGTGGACGTCTACCGGCGCGCCATGTCCATCCCGTCGACGGCCCACTGCTCGATCGAGCCGTACCGCTGGATGGTGCGTTCGCTGGCCCGTCCGGACGGTATCCAGTTCAACCGGCGCATGAAGCGGCCGGTGCGGGTGCCCACGCTGCACCTGCACGGTTCACTCGATCCGGCGGTACGCACCCGGAGTTCGGCGGGGTCCGGCGAGTACGTCGAGGCACCGTACCGTTGGCGACTTTTCGACGGTCTGGGGCACTTCCCCCATGAGGAGGATCCGGCCGGATTCTCGGCCGAACTCATCAGCTGGCTCAAGGATTCCGAGCCAGACCGCTAA
- a CDS encoding MarP family serine protease produces the protein MNVLDILLLLGAVWFAVIGYRQGFVVGILSVIGFLGGGLIAVYLLPILWDQVTDGSEVSSTAAIVAVVIVIVCASVGQAFTTHLGNKLRRYITWSPARAVDATGGALVNVVAMLLVSWLIGSALAGTSLPTLGKEVRSSSVLLGISRVMPPQASTWFADFSSVLAQNGFPQVFSPFANEPITEVRAPDPALAGSPVAARAKQSIVKVVGTAPSCGKVLEGTGFVFSDRRVMTNAHVVGGVDEPTVQIGGQGRLYDAKVVLYDWRRDIAVLDVPDLDATPLRFADTDHDAETGKSAIVAGFPENGAYDVRAARVRARIDASGPDIYHRGTVRRDVYSLFTTVRQGNSGGPLLTPDGKVYGVVFAKSLDDPNTGYALTADEIRQDITQGRTANQQVDSQACAL, from the coding sequence GTGAACGTGCTGGACATCCTGCTGCTGCTCGGCGCCGTGTGGTTCGCGGTCATCGGATACCGCCAGGGGTTCGTCGTCGGCATTCTGTCGGTGATCGGGTTCCTGGGCGGCGGTCTCATCGCCGTCTATCTGCTGCCGATCCTGTGGGACCAGGTGACGGACGGCTCCGAGGTCTCCTCGACGGCCGCCATCGTCGCGGTCGTCATCGTGATCGTCTGCGCCTCGGTGGGCCAGGCCTTCACCACCCACCTGGGGAACAAGCTCCGCCGGTACATCACGTGGTCTCCCGCGCGTGCCGTCGACGCGACCGGCGGCGCACTCGTCAACGTCGTGGCGATGCTGCTGGTGTCCTGGCTGATCGGCTCCGCGCTGGCCGGCACCTCGTTGCCGACGCTGGGCAAGGAGGTGCGCAGCTCCTCGGTCCTGCTCGGCATCTCCCGGGTGATGCCGCCCCAGGCGTCCACCTGGTTCGCGGACTTCTCCTCGGTCCTCGCGCAGAACGGCTTCCCGCAGGTCTTCAGCCCGTTCGCCAATGAGCCGATCACCGAAGTCAGGGCTCCCGACCCGGCCCTGGCGGGCAGCCCGGTCGCCGCCCGCGCCAAGCAGTCCATCGTCAAGGTCGTCGGTACGGCTCCGAGCTGCGGCAAGGTCCTCGAGGGCACCGGCTTCGTCTTCTCCGACCGCCGGGTGATGACCAACGCCCACGTCGTCGGTGGCGTCGACGAGCCGACCGTCCAGATCGGCGGCCAGGGACGGCTGTACGACGCGAAGGTCGTCCTCTACGACTGGCGGCGCGACATCGCCGTACTCGACGTCCCGGATCTCGACGCGACACCGCTCCGGTTCGCCGACACCGACCACGACGCCGAGACCGGGAAGAGCGCGATCGTCGCGGGCTTCCCGGAGAACGGCGCGTACGACGTACGCGCCGCGCGGGTCCGCGCCCGTATCGACGCCAGCGGCCCGGACATCTACCACCGGGGCACCGTCCGCCGCGATGTGTACTCGCTCTTCACGACGGTCCGTCAGGGCAACTCGGGCGGACCGCTGCTGACCCCCGACGGCAAGGTGTACGGAGTCGTCTTCGCCAAGTCGCTCGACGACCCGAACACCGGCTACGCGCTGACTGCCGACGAGATCCGTCAGGACATCACCCAGGGCCGCACCGCCAACCAGCAGGTCGACAGCCAGGCGTGTGCCCTCTAG
- a CDS encoding MBL fold metallo-hydrolase translates to MSDAAALPGQPRGGVLSGPATTRTVNVLAPNASPMTLDGTNTWIVAEPDSDLAVVIDPGPLDDVHLRAVIDTAERAGRRIALTLLTHGHPDHAEGAARFAELTRTKVRALDPRLRLGDEGLGTGDVITTGGLEMYVVPTPGHTEDSLSFHLPADSAVLTGDTILGRGTTLIAHPDGRLGDYLDSLRRLRSLTVDDGVHTVLPGHGPVLDDAQGAVEFYLAHRANRLAQVETAVEAGYRTSSEVVAHVYADVDRSLWPAAELSVLAQLEYLEEHGLI, encoded by the coding sequence ATGAGCGACGCGGCAGCGCTGCCCGGACAGCCGCGCGGCGGGGTGCTGTCCGGCCCGGCCACCACCCGTACGGTCAACGTCCTCGCGCCCAACGCGTCGCCCATGACGCTGGACGGCACCAACACCTGGATCGTCGCCGAGCCGGACTCCGATCTCGCGGTGGTCATCGACCCGGGCCCACTGGACGACGTCCATCTGCGGGCCGTCATCGACACAGCCGAGCGGGCGGGCCGCCGGATCGCGCTCACACTCCTCACCCACGGCCACCCCGACCACGCCGAGGGCGCGGCCCGGTTCGCCGAGCTGACCCGTACGAAGGTGCGCGCCCTCGACCCCCGGCTGCGCCTCGGCGACGAAGGCCTGGGCACGGGCGACGTGATCACGACCGGCGGGCTCGAGATGTACGTGGTGCCGACCCCGGGCCACACCGAGGATTCGCTCTCGTTCCATCTGCCGGCCGACAGCGCGGTGCTGACGGGGGACACGATCCTCGGCCGCGGCACGACGCTGATCGCGCACCCGGACGGGCGGCTGGGGGACTACCTCGACTCGCTGCGGCGGCTGCGTTCGCTGACGGTCGACGACGGGGTGCACACGGTGCTGCCGGGGCACGGCCCGGTGCTGGACGACGCGCAGGGCGCGGTCGAGTTCTACCTGGCCCACCGCGCGAACCGGCTGGCCCAGGTGGAGACGGCCGTGGAGGCCGGGTACCGGACGTCGTCGGAGGTGGTGGCGCACGTGTACGCGGACGTGGACCGGTCCCTGTGGCCGGCGGCGGAACTCTCGGTCCTGGCGCAGCTGGAGTATCTGGAGGAGCACGGCTTGATCTGA
- a CDS encoding DUF1203 domain-containing protein, translating to MTRYTVLPIDTAVLKKLRVADDAGRPCAPYIATRDDLGSPLRCCLRPITLGERIALISYAPLRRWAAARGTDPGAYDEQGPVFIHADDCGGFTPRENYPFDRPGALRTVRRYDAQGHIAGGRLLEIPADATAGFDAAFDDAFNDPDVVLVHVRALEYGCFHFEVRRPSAEEQ from the coding sequence ATGACCAGGTACACCGTGCTCCCCATTGACACAGCCGTCCTCAAGAAACTGCGGGTTGCCGACGACGCGGGTCGTCCCTGCGCCCCGTACATCGCGACCCGCGACGACCTGGGCTCCCCGCTGCGCTGCTGTCTGCGCCCCATCACGCTCGGCGAGCGGATTGCCCTAATTTCGTACGCCCCGTTGCGTCGCTGGGCCGCCGCGAGGGGTACAGATCCGGGCGCGTACGACGAACAGGGTCCCGTCTTCATCCACGCCGATGACTGCGGCGGGTTCACGCCCCGCGAGAACTATCCCTTCGATCGGCCGGGCGCCCTGCGTACCGTGCGCCGCTATGACGCCCAGGGCCATATCGCAGGTGGCCGCCTGCTAGAGATTCCGGCCGACGCCACGGCTGGCTTCGATGCAGCCTTCGACGATGCGTTTAACGACCCGGACGTGGTGCTCGTGCACGTCAGAGCACTGGAATACGGATGCTTCCACTTCGAGGTGCGACGGCCCTCCGCCGAGGAGCAATAG
- a CDS encoding DUF4177 domain-containing protein, producing MTASCQRKWEYVTVPLLVHATKQILDTWGEDGWELVQVVPGPNNPEQLVAYLKREKQ from the coding sequence ATGACGGCATCTTGCCAGCGTAAATGGGAATACGTGACTGTTCCCCTTCTCGTGCACGCGACCAAGCAGATTCTGGACACCTGGGGCGAGGACGGCTGGGAGCTGGTCCAGGTCGTTCCCGGCCCGAACAACCCCGAGCAGCTCGTGGCCTACCTGAAGCGGGAGAAGCAGTAG
- a CDS encoding NUDIX hydrolase: MSNGQWYPPEWPDRIRALATGELTAATPRRAATVMLLRDAAAGTGGGPAVHMLRRRTSMAFAGGAYAYPGGGVDPRDDERLVGWAGPALESWAERLGVATPAEAQAIVCAAVRETYEEAGVLLAGPTADTVVTDTTGADWEADREALVARELSFAEFLRRRGLVLRSDLLGAWARWITPEFEPRRYDTWFFVAALPTGQRTRNASTEADRTVWTEPGEAADGYDRGELLMMPPTVSTLRGLRAYATAAQALKAASSQDLTPVLAQARLEGDELVLSWPGHEEFTKHIPAGGAGGAA; encoded by the coding sequence ATGTCCAATGGTCAGTGGTACCCACCCGAATGGCCCGACCGGATCCGGGCCCTCGCCACCGGCGAACTGACGGCCGCGACCCCCCGACGGGCCGCCACCGTGATGCTGCTCCGGGACGCCGCCGCGGGTACCGGGGGCGGACCCGCCGTCCACATGCTGCGCCGGCGCACCTCGATGGCCTTTGCCGGAGGGGCGTACGCCTATCCGGGTGGCGGGGTCGACCCGCGCGACGACGAGCGGCTCGTCGGCTGGGCCGGACCGGCGCTGGAGAGCTGGGCGGAACGGCTCGGTGTCGCCACGCCGGCCGAGGCGCAGGCGATCGTCTGCGCGGCGGTGCGTGAGACGTACGAGGAGGCGGGCGTCCTGCTCGCGGGCCCGACCGCGGACACCGTCGTCACGGACACCACCGGTGCGGACTGGGAGGCCGATCGCGAGGCGCTGGTCGCGCGGGAACTGTCGTTCGCCGAGTTCCTGCGGCGGCGCGGGCTGGTCCTGCGCTCGGACCTGCTCGGCGCGTGGGCGCGCTGGATCACTCCGGAGTTCGAACCCCGCCGCTACGACACCTGGTTCTTCGTGGCCGCACTCCCCACGGGTCAGCGCACCCGCAACGCCTCCACGGAGGCCGACCGCACCGTATGGACGGAACCCGGAGAGGCGGCCGACGGCTACGACCGCGGCGAGCTGCTGATGATGCCGCCGACCGTCTCGACGCTGCGCGGGCTCAGGGCGTACGCCACCGCCGCGCAGGCGCTGAAGGCGGCGTCGTCCCAGGACCTCACCCCCGTACTCGCACAGGCGCGGCTGGAGGGCGACGAGCTGGTGCTGAGCTGGCCGGGGCACGAGGAGTTCACCAAACACATCCCGGCCGGCGGCGCGGGCGGGGCGGCATGA
- the nth gene encoding endonuclease III — translation MEPSDGAGPGTGSGTGTGSRTGSKSKARLTPKAKPTPTTKPTAKPKSKAKPESHLAMVRRARRINRELAELYPYAHPELDFRNPFELLVATVLSAQTTDLRVNQTTPALFAAYPTPEDMAAAVPEEMEEIIRPTGFFRAKTKSLLGLSAALRDNFGGEVPGRLEDLVTLPGVGRKTANVVLGNAFGVPGITVDTHFGRLVRRWKWTEQEDPEKVEEEIAAIFPKSEWTMLSHRVVFHGRRICHARKPACGACPIAPLCPSYGEGETDPEKARKLLKYEMGGRPGQRLSPPPEYPGEPAPALGAG, via the coding sequence GTGGAACCGTCGGATGGCGCAGGCCCCGGCACCGGCTCCGGCACCGGCACCGGATCCCGTACCGGCTCGAAGTCGAAGGCCAGGCTGACGCCGAAGGCCAAGCCGACACCAACGACCAAGCCGACGGCGAAGCCGAAATCCAAGGCCAAGCCGGAATCACACCTGGCCATGGTCCGCAGGGCCCGCCGGATCAACCGTGAGCTCGCCGAGCTCTACCCCTATGCCCACCCGGAGCTGGACTTCAGGAACCCCTTCGAACTCCTCGTCGCCACGGTCCTCTCCGCCCAGACCACCGATCTGAGGGTCAACCAGACGACCCCCGCGCTCTTCGCCGCCTACCCCACCCCCGAGGACATGGCCGCGGCCGTCCCGGAGGAAATGGAAGAGATCATTCGGCCGACCGGCTTCTTCCGCGCCAAGACCAAGTCGCTGCTGGGCCTCTCCGCCGCCCTTCGGGACAACTTCGGCGGCGAGGTGCCCGGACGCCTCGAGGACCTCGTGACGTTGCCGGGAGTCGGCCGCAAGACCGCCAACGTCGTGCTCGGCAACGCCTTCGGAGTGCCGGGCATCACGGTCGACACCCATTTCGGACGGCTGGTGCGCCGCTGGAAGTGGACCGAGCAGGAGGATCCGGAGAAAGTCGAGGAGGAGATCGCGGCGATCTTCCCCAAGAGCGAGTGGACGATGCTCTCGCACCGTGTCGTCTTCCACGGGCGTCGCATCTGTCACGCCCGCAAACCCGCCTGCGGTGCCTGTCCGATCGCCCCGCTCTGTCCCTCGTACGGAGAGGGCGAGACGGACCCCGAGAAGGCCCGGAAGCTTCTGAAGTACGAAATGGGGGGCCGGCCGGGCCAGCGGCTGAGCCCGCCGCCGGAGTACCCGGGCGAACCCGCCCCCGCCTTGGGCGCCGGCTGA
- a CDS encoding NUDIX hydrolase: MKTHEHGTDAVAAAGSSEPGAGGGRDASITVTTEGLPGWLDPVAHAARTVEPQQLSRFLPPESGAGRQSAVLVLFGEGARGPELLLMERAGSLRSHPGQPSFPGGSLDPEDGDRATTGPLRAALREAEEETGLDPHGVQLFGVLPRLYIPVSSFVVTPVLGWWRSPSPVGVVDPGETARVFTVPVADLTDPANRATAVHPSGHRGPAFMVESALVWGFTAGVIDRILHFAGWERPWDRAKQVPLDWRA, from the coding sequence ATGAAGACGCATGAACACGGTACGGACGCGGTGGCCGCCGCCGGGTCGTCCGAGCCCGGGGCGGGTGGCGGCCGTGACGCCTCGATCACCGTCACCACCGAGGGTCTGCCCGGCTGGCTGGACCCCGTCGCGCACGCCGCGCGCACCGTCGAGCCGCAGCAGCTCAGCCGTTTCCTGCCGCCCGAGAGCGGAGCGGGACGGCAGTCGGCCGTGCTCGTCCTGTTCGGCGAGGGCGCGCGGGGGCCCGAGTTGCTCCTGATGGAGCGTGCCGGGAGCCTGCGCTCGCACCCCGGGCAACCCTCCTTTCCCGGCGGCTCCCTGGACCCCGAGGACGGCGACCGGGCGACGACGGGTCCGCTCAGGGCCGCGCTGCGGGAGGCGGAGGAGGAGACCGGCCTCGATCCGCACGGTGTGCAGCTCTTCGGCGTGCTGCCCCGGCTCTACATCCCCGTGAGCAGCTTCGTGGTGACTCCGGTCCTCGGCTGGTGGCGTTCACCCAGCCCGGTCGGAGTCGTCGACCCGGGTGAGACCGCGCGGGTCTTCACGGTTCCCGTGGCGGATCTCACGGACCCGGCCAACCGGGCGACGGCCGTCCACCCCAGCGGTCACCGCGGCCCGGCATTTATGGTCGAATCCGCGCTCGTATGGGGGTTCACGGCCGGAGTGATCGACCGGATTCTGCACTTCGCGGGCTGGGAGCGCCCCTGGGACAGGGCCAAGCAGGTGCCACTCGACTGGCGCGCATGA